One Spinacia oleracea cultivar Varoflay chromosome 4, BTI_SOV_V1, whole genome shotgun sequence DNA segment encodes these proteins:
- the LOC110801506 gene encoding uncharacterized protein translates to MVQILSGSKWFERLPAGSIASFNELEILFSTRFMEYKEERKTSMHLGRIQLGKDESLRSYVKPFNLEARQIPDFPDGVSFDYFIKCLKTGSFKFNLFKKSVRTMAKVLDEAEAFIHATEICSVSKDGKTGEAAESFGKKEKIDRKATQANGTWEISKEQDPASTGLKRGRRQEK, encoded by the coding sequence atggtgcaaatactttccgGCTCTAAATGGTTCGAAAGACTACCTGCGGGCTCAATTGCCTCCTTCAATGAGCTAGAAATACTATTCTCCACAAGGTTCATGGAATacaaagaagaaagaaagacaaGTATGCATCTAGGCCGCATTCAGCTAGGTAAAGACGAGTCTTTGAGGAGCTATGTCAAGCCCTTCAATCTGGAGGCACGTCAGATCCCGGATTTTCCAGATGGGGTCTCTTTCGATTACTTCATCAAGTGCTTGAAAACGGGGTCGTTCAAGTTTAATTTATTCAAGAAAAGTGTGCGCACAATGGCCAAAGTCCTTGACGAAGCCGAGGCATTCATACACGCCACTGAAATATGCAGTGTATCCAAAGACGGCAAGACTGGAGAGGCAGCAGAATCCTTTGGGAAGAAGGAGAAGATTGATCGAAAGGCTACACAGGCCAATGGCACTTGGGAAATATCTAAAGAACAAGACCCTGCCTCTACAGGGCTAAAAAGGGGACGTCGACAAGAGAAATAA